CTGAGTGAGATTGAACGCCGCGAGCTTGAAGATGCTGTGAAGCATTATCCTGATAAACGAGGGGCTACCATCGATGCGCTGCTGACCATCCAACGACGACGTGGCTGGATCTCGGATGACACGCTTCTCGAGATTGCCCAATTTCTTGAGATCACGGTCGAGGATGTGGATAGCGTGGCCACGTTCTACAACCTCGTCTTTCGCAAACCTGTCGGTCGGCATGTCGCTTTCGTGTGCGACAGTATTAGTTGTTGGATCAAGGGGTGTGAACAAGTTCAGGAGCAGATCAAAACACTCTATCAAGCGGATCTCGGACAGACATCACCAGACGGACGTTTCACCGTCTTGCCGATCGCCTGCTTGGGACACTGCGAACGGGCACCAGCCCTGATGATCGATCAGGATGTATACGGCGACGTCACGCCTGAAAAGATTGAACAGATCGTGGAGAAATACAAATAGAGAAGGCCTGAGGTTGGAGGCTGGAGATTAGAAGGTGAGGCTGTTCACTTAACTCTCTGCCTCGAACCTCAAACCGGTTTCACCATGGAACGACCACTTACTCAACATATTCATCCGGATGGGACGACGCGCACATTGCGTGAGTACGTCACAACGGGTGGGTATCGCAGCGTTCAACGGCTCTCCAGCGAGCTGGCTCCCAAGGACCTGCAGCGGCTGGTGACCGATGCCGGATTGCGCGGCAGGGGCGGGGGTGGGTTTCTGACTGGTACGAAGTGGAGCTTCGTACCGATGGGTGTCGACGCGCCGAAACCCAAGTATCTCGTTGCCAATGGCGATGAGATGGAACCGGGGACATTTAAGGATCGTGTCCTGATGGAGGGCGATCCTCATGGCCTGGTCGAAGGCATGATCCTCGCCGGCTATGCCATTGACGCGGAGGTTGGCTACATCTTTCTGCGTGGGGAATACCATCTGCCGGCCCAACGACTGACCGAAGCCATTGCGGAGGCCTACGCAGCCGGGTATTTGGGTAAACCTCTTCCTGGAACGCCATTTCGCTTTGACCTCCACCTTCATGCCAGCGCCGGCCGGTATATTTGTGGCGAAGAAACTGCGTTGATTAATGCGCTGGAAGGCAAACGAGCAGTGCCCCGCGCAAAGCCTCCCTTTCCGCAGACGGTCGGCTTATGGGGGAAACCGACGGTCGTGCAGAACGTCGAGACCCTCTACAACATCCCACATATCGTCAATCAAGGATCTGACTGGTATCACCGATTGAGTCGGACTCAAGACGGTGGCACGAAGATCTACGGTATCAGCGGCCGCGTCGCCAATCCGGGATGGTGGGAATTGC
The nucleotide sequence above comes from Nitrospira sp.. Encoded proteins:
- the nuoE gene encoding NADH-quinone oxidoreductase subunit NuoE, which codes for MLSEIERRELEDAVKHYPDKRGATIDALLTIQRRRGWISDDTLLEIAQFLEITVEDVDSVATFYNLVFRKPVGRHVAFVCDSISCWIKGCEQVQEQIKTLYQADLGQTSPDGRFTVLPIACLGHCERAPALMIDQDVYGDVTPEKIEQIVEKYK
- a CDS encoding SLBB domain-containing protein, which translates into the protein MERPLTQHIHPDGTTRTLREYVTTGGYRSVQRLSSELAPKDLQRLVTDAGLRGRGGGGFLTGTKWSFVPMGVDAPKPKYLVANGDEMEPGTFKDRVLMEGDPHGLVEGMILAGYAIDAEVGYIFLRGEYHLPAQRLTEAIAEAYAAGYLGKPLPGTPFRFDLHLHASAGRYICGEETALINALEGKRAVPRAKPPFPQTVGLWGKPTVVQNVETLYNIPHIVNQGSDWYHRLSRTQDGGTKIYGISGRVANPGWWELPLGTTVREVLERYAGGMADGVRFRGLLPGGISTAFMTEEHLDLPLDFSSIPPEVGRLGTATMIVLDDHTCPVGFVLNLEKFFARESCGWCTPCREGLPWVARILMSFEDGRATKEDLSLLEMHTKWLAPGHTFCGLAPGAMAPLQSALKYFHDDFERHITTGGCPWSKKSSQHRIVV